In the genome of Carassius carassius chromosome 47, fCarCar2.1, whole genome shotgun sequence, one region contains:
- the LOC132130581 gene encoding transforming growth factor beta-1 proprotein-like, whose amino-acid sequence MRVESLLLALQCLLGFVHYSGGLSTCSSLDLELIKRKRIEAIRGQILSKLRLSKEPEVDEEEELQNVPAELISVYNSTVELNEEQALPLEQPREDPMEEEYYAKEVHKFTMKLKQGTPDKLLFNITDISHTLGLNCTISQVELRMRIMSFSGVTEQRLELYQGTGNKSRYLESRFISDQMASKWLTFDVTKTMKDWLQRNEAEQGFQLKMADNCDPSTTFPLKIAGLLTTRGDTETLADHMPKPHILVMSLPLDGSSSSKSRRKRQTETDQVCTDKSDSCCVRSLYIDFRKDLGWKWIHEPSGYYANYCTGSCSFVWTSENKYSQVLALYRHHNPGASAQPCCVPQVLDPLPILYYVGRQHKVEQLSNMIVKTCKCC is encoded by the exons ATGAGGGTGGAGAGTTTATTACTGGCATTGCAATGCCTGTTGGGATTTGTACACTACAGCGGAGGATTGTCAACATGCAGTTCTTTAGACCTAGAGCTAATAAAGAGAAAGCGAATCGAAGCGATTCGAGGACAGATTCTCAGCAAGCTACGACTGTCTAAAGAACCAGAAGTAGACGAGGAAGAGGAGTTACAAAACGTCCCAGCAGAGCTCATCTCAGTATACAACAGCACCGTGGAGCTAAATGAGGAGCAGGCGTTGCCTCTTGAACAACCCAGAGAAGATCCTATGGAGGAGGAATACTATGCTAAAGAGGTTCACAAATTCACCATGAAACTGA AACAGGGAACCCCAGACAAGTTATTGTTCAACATCACAGATATAAGCCACACATTGGGTTTAAACTGCACAATCTCCCAGGTGGAGCTCCGTATGCGCATCATGAGTTTTTCAGGTGTTACAGAGCAGAGACTGGAGCTGTATCAGGGCACTGGGAACAAGTCGCGCTACTTGGAATCACGCTTTATTTCTGACCAAATGGCAAGCAAATGGCTAACGTTTGATGTGACAAAGACCATGAAGGACTGGCTCCAGAGAAATG AGGCAGAACAGGGATTTCAATTGAAGATGGCAGATAACTGTGACCCTTCGACTACATTTCCACTCAAAATAGCAG GTTTGTTAACTACAAGAGGTGATACAGAAACCTTAGCAGACCATATGCCAAAGCCTCacattttggtcatgtcacttcCTCTTGATGGCAGCAGCTCATCAAAATCTCGCAGAAAACGTCAAACTGAAACTGATCAAGTTTGTACCGA TAAGTCTGACAGCTGCTGTGTCAGAAGTCTGTACATTGACTTCCGCAAAGACCTGGGCTGGAAGTGGATACATGAACCTTCTGGCTATTATGCCAACTATTGCACTGGCTCTTGCTCTTTCGTCTGGACTTCAGAAAATAAATACTCACAG GTTCTTGCGCTGTATAGGCATCACAATCCTGGTGCATCTGCTCAACCCTGCTGTGTACCTCAGGTTCTAGACCCACTGCCCATCCTTTACTATGTGGGCCGGCAACATAAG GTAGAACAACTGTCAAATATGATTGTGAAGACCTGCAAGTGTTGCTGA